AATAGAAATTCTTGCCTTGTCTAATACATTTCTTAcagttatttacttttatagGCAAAGTCTATGGATCATTATTATGACCATGACTATGGACCATTATGAGCTGTGATTCATCATCGGTGAAACTATGACTCATGTCAACCGAGCTTGAAACTATCCTTCGTACCCATGTCATGCTGACCAGTGTGGGCCAGAGATCAGTGATGGGGAGGCAAAAGcccagaacagaacagaacagcgCAGAGCAGAACAAACCtaaaactgaactgaaaccGAACCACATGTGTGTAATGGAACATGGGCAACATGTGTGGCTCTGTCTGGCTGTGCGCCACCACATTCACgaatgtgcgtgtgtgtgtaaggGTTGGGGGTGGCATGGGCTAATGAGGGGGTGAGAGGGTAAGggtggggcgtggcagcgaCAAAAGACGCTTTTTATACTCAACGCCCGTTGCCTAATTAAGCATATCGAGTGCGGTCCCTGAAGGAGGGTGgtaaagggggggggggtgctgTCGAGGGTTGGGAGTTTGTTTTTCAGTTCGGCTGAGTTGGGAGTAGGGGGtgcaaaaaaaggggggggcTGGGGTCGGTTCTGGGACCGCAGAGGGGGCGGTGCTGGGCGGGTGGATCGAGCTGTGTAAGTAACCATGATGAATGCTAAACACTGTTCAATTTATGCACAACAGTTGCGTAAACCGATTAcgatatgcatatacatatgtacatacatacttttGCTCAACACTTTATTGCAAGCAATTCCGATATGAAAATGAGAACTGCACTTTCAGCACGAACCGTAAGCTCTCTTATTTCTTATTGAATTTTGAAACCAATCCTCATAATCCTGTTCCTCATAATACTGCTCGCAATCATGTTTTGAAGATCCATATAGTACACGACCGATATTTACAAAAATCGGAATCCATATAAAACAGAACCGGGAGCAAATAGAGAAAGAAAAGATGAGGATGCATCTTTggggaaaaaacaacaattccGGGGAAGAGACTTAAAAAATAGGCGAATGAGAGTGAGACTgagaatgaaaataaaaataaaaatgaaaatgaaaataaaaatgaaaatgagcaGAGGCCGGCGAAGAATCGCATTGCAGCCGATGTTCAGCAATATGGTCGCTTGATCTTTGAACTAAATTAATTAAGCACAATGAAcacaattgttgttgttggcttcGCTGCCGACGGCATCAAATGTATCCACCAGATacgaatacaaatacaaatacagatgcggatacaaaacaacaaatacgCACACATACCGAAATAAAGAAATGCATTCAGGCTGTGACCAACATTGCATTCAACTGTTTGCTATCGGCTAccctacatacatacatatgtacttttatgtatgtatgtgtatatgcaGGAATATACCAATAAATCATAGGGTTTTCTAGGGTTGACTAAGTGTGGGATTTACACTATAGATTTAATATCTATCTTAAAGCACGCCACCACATATGAGTTTTAAGTGCATAAATTGAAacccaaatatatttaatatatatttattcggctaataaattatgaattatatCTCGGAGTAGGGCATTTAACATTCGCAGTGCTTGGTAAATTAATTCCTGAAGAACATATTTCTCATGTTTTCGCTTTCAGTttccatcttttttttttttttttgccccgaCTCATATTTGGTTTGGCTTTTCTGCGGGTTCCTCGGCCGCCTTCTTttcccgaaaaaaaaaaacaaacgaagaATTAAAAGGGGTGGCCCACGGCTCATGGCCCGTGGATGATGGTTGATGGCTGATGGCCCTGTCCAAGTCCCGTCCATGTCCCAACCAAATCCACAGCCCCGTCCCCactcacatccacatccacatccctGTCCAGAACCAGACTCGCGTCTTTGGCAGCATTATGTTTCCGTCGGTAATGAGTTGGCAGCGACTGCAACTCAGTGTTGTCGAGATCCGACAGTAAAAACCCGATGGATTCGAGTAACAAGtgcatttcaatatttcaatgtGTATATAATAAGCCTCAATATGCAGTTATGATAAGCGGAGAGATTCTATACAATTTTATCTAATCTTAAATGTGTAGTATATCCtaaatgtataataatatCTAATAGTGTGCATAAATAAAgtgtattttaataataattttaatttttaatattttcagttGGTTTCTGAAAATGCAGAAAACTTCATTCTCAAATAATTTGcaaaagattaaaaaaaaatgctatttcTTGACTAGCAATTAAATAGTTGGAATGGCAACTCTATTTCTGCGTTGAATGTTGCATGTGGCTGTATTGGTGTTTACTCCCCCTCCCCCAATACATGCATCCTCTTCACCCCCCTCTCCACTGAGTTCactttatgattattattgtTGGACGGCGGTCTTCTccttttttaatgaattttattaagcgcgacagcagcagcaacagataGATCGAGTTGAAAAGAGGGGAGTGGGGAGTGGctgtgtgtaagtgtgtgtgtgtgtgtgtgtgctgggtGACCGAAGCCAGCAGCTTTTGTCAACGCCtcaaaagtaaagtaaagagCTGCtggtaaaataataaaaatacaaaaaaactGCCTTAATTGGTACTTTTTATTGACCATCGCCTGTGACTCATTCGATGTTTTATACCATTCAAGCATGAAATCTAATCCGATGAATTAGTCAATAATtgataaaatggaaaaacaatttGCGTAAAATGGTGTGaagtatgcaataaatatGCACTGCATTTGTAAGTGCTTTACGCCTCTTAATTAATAGCATTTAAACGATTGTGTGGCTAATGAGAAAAGTGTGAATTAGAGAGGGCCTGTTCAATATTatgaaattagttttgttttttaaaaacgcaataaaccttacacacacacagaaccTTGTAAATTTTGAGAAACCGTTGCATTACTGTGTAAACTATTCCCGATTTTAACCATATTTCCCTATCAATTGCTTGGTCAAAGAATTGAACTGAAAGATATTAGTTTTCGAAACGTgtatttatgcattttgcaAACGTTCGTGTTGACAGGAACAGAAGCTTGAATaagtaaatgaaaattgttgtttcctatataattttgttttcgaTCAATCCTACTTATATGTAAGTAACACCAATTTAGGGAATGAGCCCGCTTCTATATAGCTCATCTCCAGACTTTCCTATCAGTAACACACTGCCGAAGGGCCCCCGAAACTTGACTCATAGACTCACAATTTGAGATAAAAACCTCTGAGATACAAATTGTGAGAATTCAATGACGCACgcgagaggggggggggggggcagggAGATAACGGAAGCtgaaattggaattggaatcggAATACGTAAACGAGTACGAATTCGAATTGAAATGAGAATGTCAGCTCAAGTGTCAATCAGACGACGACAATTCTACTTGGCGCTGcattaacaaagaaaaaaaaaattaaattaaaagagaAATTTCGAGGCAAAAGTGCGGGGCAAATCAGAGCgagaaaatgaaatgcataaataaagccAAATGGAAATAATGCACGCAGAGTATCTATGTGACCGACTGGGTACGTGTATTTGTGCCCGTTGTTGACTGATGACAAAATTGTTGCACTCGTCAGTCAGACGAACCAAGTGATAAGCCTCTgcacagcaaaaaacaaaaggcattCAGTTGTTATTAGGCATTACAATTTACACATAGCAAAATTTCGTTACATAAGATGCATTCGGTGTCTGAAAGTATGCAGCAATATATTTCTAAGACAAAAGATAGATACATGCGAGAACTCGACATACTAGTGACTCCATCTAGCTAATCTAGCTACTTGAgtaacttaaaaaatatttaatgcgaTAAAGAAATAACACGTATTTTCTCCCGGTGCATGTCTTTTATGTTCCCTCATTCGCATCAGAGAAATTCGCTTGACAATTGCTTGCTAATGAGACCCAGCTTATAATGGTTATATTCTATTTTTCCTGGTTTCATTTCTTTCCCCATTTCGCAATGCAAAAATCGCTGGGAAAACGCGCCCGAATCGCTGCCAAGTCGCGCGCAACACGCATGCGCAGCTGCACTCGCAATTAGTCGCCAAGTTGAGCGGCacaatggaaatgaaaacgaaaacgaaaacgaagaTGGACTAAAAGATGATAAAGTAGGCAAAGGCGAATGGCAAAACACGCAACGGAAAACGAAACAGACAAAAGCTCGAAATAAGACCATGCGCAATGCATTTTGCCATTGCATCAGTGAGAAAACCGCATGGGTTAAGGGGGTTTTAGGGGGTTAAGACGCTTTTCGGATGGCACAATGAAAGCCCCTATGCCATTGCAAACGCCATGCCAAACGATATTCACACAAGTCCATGATGTTACTAACATTGATTTATGGTAGTTATCAaataatgtaaatgtaaatgtaataaTGTAAAATTATGTGAAAATATGCACCCAGTTTGCCAGGAAACAGTTTTCCCTTAGCAACAAAAtcgtttatatatatattttatccCATGAAAATGGGTCACTAAACTTGCCCAGCACGGCTGCAATGTAATCAACAAGGTTAAGGTTAcgaaatatgtacatatgtccATATTTTTATCGCATTCTTCGCACAAACGGAAATGTAAACActgatgtacatacatatacacgatGTGTTTTTGATATAAATGAACTTGCTTATATGCCCATGACAAGTATGATTTATTGGCTAATTGGCCAATGGTTTTTTATGGATTTCACAGTTGTTCACGTGGGTCATCTTAGTTTAATGATACAGTTTCCAAGCAAGGTTTTACTCTTTACTGCACGCACATTAATACGAAAAGTCGtgtattaaaacaaattagttATCAAAATGAGTTGATCTTCAAGCTAAGCGATCTGAAGGACGCCGAGATGCGCCAGTGGAAAATGGATTTTCACTTTCGGACCCAACGGAACTCTTTCGGAACCCGTTCCGGTCTCACTTTCACTGGGAATGCAAATTTCATTCCGAACCCTCCAATGAAAGACCGCTAACGGACCGTAAACGGGTTTAAATTCATGGGCCAGGGAAATCCTATGGATCGCCGATAAATAAAGCTGATACACGGATTATCAGTCGAAGATCAGTAGTTGCAGCTTTTTCGGGGAAATTCAATCTCGGCTCTATTAGGGCCTCCCCATTCACATTTATATGGACTTTTAAAGAGGTATTACCAGTGATTAGCATTTTTGGATCTCTCTAAGGTAGCTGGATGTGTCATACAAAGtgatcaaataaataaattacgaAATATCAGTTTTCGTACATCACATAGGCTTAAAAGTTAATGATTGATTTAAAGTCAACTAGGATGGACTTTCTTGGCTGATTCTCCTCTTTGATGGATGTCTTGATGGATGGGTCTGGTTAATGCCATTTTTGAAAGGCGTTTGCTACTCCCCACAAATTGATGCATGTTTCTAGGTGAGATTGGACTTACCCTCAAGCCGTTCTGATGGCGATGGTTGGAGGTCAGATCCAGCATGGAACTGGCCCTTAGCTTCTGGTTTTGATCCGCACTGGCAGCTGGAACCGGCACTGCTGGCACTTCGGGAGTCAGGGCTTGACCTTTTGCCAACTCCATGTCCTGGCCATGATACGGATCTGGGTTTCCACACTCGCTGCAGGATATATTCTCCGCCGATCGCGCTGATCTGCTAGCCAGTGGCGACAAGGATGCGGTGGATGATCCCGCCGATGCGGACGCAGTTGTGCACGTGGAGATTGTGGGCGATGTCGACGTCCATGTGGCTGTGGGTGGTGTTATGCTGGTGAGCGTAACTGTTAGTTGGCCGATTCCCTCGTTGTTGTTCTCgatggtgttgttgttgtagttgatgatattattgttgttgttactgctgctgctgttcgtaTTACTCGAGTTTTTTGCATTGGCGTAGAACACCTGGGATATGCTGCGAAATATGGTGCGATAGCCCCTTTTGTTCTCCGTATCGCCGGCCATGATCAcactgtgcaaaaaaaaactaataaaaaaaaacaaaacagataTCACACACTCGAAATCTGCACGATTCTGCTCTTTCCTAATTCTTCACTCTTTCACTTTAAACTCATTGGTTTATGGTTGCGTTttgttaactcttttgtttttatggcgTTTTTGTGTTGTGTGGGAGGGATTCACTGAAAAGAAATTGGGTTGGTTGTGGGCGTCACGTTTTTGGGTTTGTACAaattaggtttttttttgcatttttagtGGAACAAATCGTTTATAGGTAAGTCTCGTCACAGTTTATTTCATATTCATGTACGAGCAAGTGTGTAGGATCCAGTGAAAGagtgtacatatattaaatGCCTTGTCAAAGATTGCACTTTTTTTGCTCAGTGCACTTAAACGAAACGTGAAAACGTCGGAAGAAAGCCAAAAGCATGAGCAACGCGTCCACTTCTTATCACTTTTCTGCGCGGGGGAGTGTTTCTGGGGCCACACAAATCAATAATTTTAATCGTAACACCCTGGAAAATATCATAATTACACGAGGccagtggaaatggaaatggaatggcATGGAATGGGGACTAGACCATGGCGACCATTCGTATCGAAAACTGAGAATTGAAGCACACGGGAGACGCGTTCGGGCAGCGGCGGCCAACTAAATCGTTTCGCAGCGTTACCGCCTTCAAGCGCCACCGTTACCTTACCGCCAACGCCGACGCCGACTGCGACGTCGACTGAAGCAGCAGCGGCTGTTGGCGTAATCGTTTTTCTTGCCGCTTTGGCtgttgcttcttttttttgcagaCTTTGTTGgtctttttcggtttttgttttgtttatggGGCTCTTCTAGGCGCACAGTGGTTGTGGATCCATTTTATGGCTGGCAAAATACTGTGAAATCGGAACTATATCCTGTTACGTCCATATGGTCCTTCAGGCGGGATAAGAAAAAACCCTTTAATCACCATTTGTGGACAAttcctttcattttttgtCTCGTTCTTGATGTTTTTATACTAGTTATGCTATCGAACatattattgatatttatgGAAATTAATATCCCCCACATACGACATACATTTCGTTATAAACAAGTTTTAGGTAAGCTATTAATGGTTatagaaattttaatttattgatttgtCGGAACATGTTTTGAAAACCTCAGAACCCCAGACTTGACAGTGGAATATTGATTTTTTCCAGCGACCACTGTAGCCCATTATGAGtgttaactttttttttttatttatttaccccGCTTCGAGAGCTTTCTTCGCCTAGTCTGCATGCAAATCGAAAAACAACAATGTGCGGCATTTTGTATAGATCGAAAACTCGTATCCAGATGCCAGATGGAGAACAATAGTGACACAAATTGGACaacgaaacaacaacaaaaaaatgatcAGAAAGGGAACTTATCAATCACAACTTTCACCGAAAATAGCCATTCGGAAACAAATAAGGCAATAATCCGCGGCCAGATGATGCAATTCCACTGTGCGCTTAAATGTTTTACACACTTGTCGCGGAGTGTTTATCACTGCCCACCGTTgtgttgttgcttttattgCCATGGTTGTTTTCGCTGTCGCTTATCACGCGCtaaaatttgtgtgtgcgatgtgtgtgtgtgtgtgtgtgtgtgtgtatgtcaCACAACACGCATAGCTGCAGTCAAAATAATAGTGTCGAGCATTTCAAGCAGTGATAATGCAACTGCTCTGGCTTTCTTCTGTTGAGCAGCCCCGATTAAAGTGAAATAAAGATAGTGTTGCTATGTATATACAATGTAATTTTTAAGACCATATATTAAGTCGCAAATATTTGGCTATCAGATAATTCATGCACTTAACAAGTACGCGATAGGTTATTTTCAAAATCGCTATGtgcgaaaaaatattaaattagcTTGAACTTTTCTTACTATTTTTATTCGGAAACCTATTTAGGCAGagcaattttcaaaaaattatatcAAGTTTACGACTTGAAATATGACTTAAAAGTTACAGTTAgttaatatgtattttatcAGCAAAACAACTTTTctcagatattttttttattttggaaatcCCAAAACTCTACCCACAGGTGTGTGGCAACTGTTTGCTCTTGATTTTGTATCTCAGCAGAGCCAATTACGAGTGCGTTACTCACTGGCCAGCAGCAAGTGCATTGGCAATTCCAATAGCTGACCACTGATAGCCGACTATTGATGCAGTGGCAAAGATGCAACAGCAAGCGCATCTGCAAACGTCACGTACGCGCCTCAATTAAATGCATCGCATCACATTAAAACAACTCAAAATCAGCTCAGAATCAACAGCAAATCAACGAAACCGAATGGGCAAATCGAAAGGGACGGCGGTTGACAGGCGACTAAAAGCCAAATCACCGAGCACAAACTACGGAGCGACTAACTGTGGCCAAGTGGCACACTCAAAGCCCAAAAACACGGCGGCAactgcaaataaacaaaaaatcagaaaccgaaaaccgaaaaaaaaaaccgaaaagccaaagcaaaacaaCAGCGGCGCAAAACAATACCGAATGTGAATAGGGATAGGAATACGGGTGCTATAGATATGggaataaaatacatatagtACATAGATGTAACCAAAAGCTGAAGAAACAGAAACACCGGCCGCACCTCTGCCGCAGTCGACGTCGGCGTTCGCAGAGGCAGCGGCAGAGGCGTCGACAGCCCACGCAAACGTCAAGCGGAAAGGGAGAGACCCCACAAAAAGAGGCGGAGAATCGGGGGGAGCGATAGGAAGCAGAGCACCGACGTCTTGATACCCTCTAATACAGTGGGAACATGCTATGGGGTATACTCTTATACCCTTTGCCACAGAATTCGAGAATATATCCTATGTTTTCTGCATCCTTAAAACCCTGCTGTTATGAAAACAGCAAAATTACATACTTTTAGTTAACTTTTAGATAgatagattttaaataattttaaaatacaagTTAAACAATATTCTCTATATAGCTATATCGTGTATCCCATTCCACTCAAGTGATTCTTGAGACTTATCTTAGGATTTCTTCTTTCTGAAAACTCTTCTGTAAATTTCCTTCCTTTAGAACTTATCAACATGGTACGTCACATTTACAAAAGTAACCAACGTGTTGACacaaatattaacaaaaattgctaattaagttaaatatttatcagtCCTTCATTGTCTGCACCAATTCAAAATTCATATGCATACAATCGCCAATCACTATCTTTATCAGTTTCGAGTGCTAGAAATTGATAGGGAATCTTGTACGATAATGAAGTGTGTCTCATTCAGACTAAGTTAGGATCgtcattttttttaactaatGCAGCAAAAGAATCAGTTCTGCAGAATACTCCTATCAGCTGGTGAGTCACAGCAAGCGGGATCTCCAACTGATATGCCCCACGTGAGTGCGGGGCATATTAAACGCCACACGAATGGCTtttgaataatatttacattCATTCACCTGAACGAGTGccagtgtgagtgtgagtgtgagtgtgagcgtgaatgtgaatgtcagtgtgagtgcgagtgaGTGAGTTGCGTGGCGTGGCGAAGGCGGCCAAATGCGAGCGAGTTGCGTTGTTAATGTGCGCAAAACAATGCTGAAACCACGACGATCGAGGGAATCTGGGGGCTTGGAGCTTGGAGCTTGGGGCTTGGGGCCTGGGGATCGTCCCAGCAAAAATGACGAAATTATGGCAGCAACTAGTTATAAACAATGCACATTAAATGCCAGCAGCTCCTAGGTAACAAATGTAGAAGCGGCGGCTCATCACAAAGTTAATTCGTATATAGAAGCAAACTAAAAATGCTAGAAGTATATTGCTTAAGATTGCttaataaaattgtaatagaactatataaaaatatgaaaaatatgtattttttacgATATATTATGATGGTATTCATAATACACATTTaactatttaaaacaaatatagaTGAGCTAAAGCCGAAAATGTTCTCCCTTCTGCCAAGCATATTTGTGTATGAGTAACCTATTCCTACgaatattttacaatattttacaatatatCGTGACTTTAAATAGATTTATATTCGCTTATTGTCTTAAAACATAGAAGTACATAATTTTAAAAGGAATTGAGAGGAAATATATGCAATATACAGATTTAGATATATGCAAAGGGCACGAATTAACGAACGACAGCAACGTCAATTGATAGTCGGCAGTCGGAGGACGAGGCGAACTGGGGATCCTAATCCAATCCGTGGACCTGATCACTAGCGATCCTAGACGGGACTCTCCAGGGTGCTGCCCGATGCGGAGGTGCGCAGCTCGCAAAGTTCCTGCATTAGGTCGCGGAAGAGCATAGGATTTACGTTGACGCTAACCTTCATCATCAGGAACCAGTCGCCGATGGTCAGGTCCCGCAGGGCACGCTTCACATGCCGTTTGGTCATGAAACGCAACTGGCTGCGTATCATCTGCTCTCGGAGATACCTGCTGCAAATCATGGCCAGCCGGCACAGAAGGTTCAAACCGGACATCAGGGCCATGAGCAGGAACCACGCCCAAAGGAAGACGAAGATTTTCTCGTTCAGAATGTTCAGCGGCAGGATGCACAGGTTGTCCATAACGTTCGCCGTGCCGCTGCCCCCGAACTTGAGCACCTCGCACTTGGCGATCTTCGGGAAGACGCTCGAGGACACGCGGTTCCAGCGATCCCAGTCGTAGAACGGAATGGTGGCCAGCGCGCGCAGATACTTCGACCAGAATCCGTTCAGGAACACTTCCAACACGATTATGTTCACCACCTGCGGATTGGATACCATAAGCTGTATTACGATTATGGTAAAATTAGTAAACATATCTTGTGATATATTAGTTTTTCGATAACAAAAAAACTATAATACAAAATCCAAAAGTTTAGATGTCCTATTGACTGTTATGTTAAGTCCTTATGTTTAAGtactaaatttatattttacacaAGCTAAGAGCTCTATATTCAAAGAAAACCCACGGAAATTGTTCATAACAGTTTAAAGTCATATATGTTATAATATTCTGTAAGTTTTCTCCTCTTCACATTCACAAACCTACTCACACTGATGAGGAAATTGAGGACCTCGCAGAAGACGTACTTGGCCATGTAGCAAAAGTGCATGTCCTCGTAGTCGGTGGTGAAGTACTTGACCAGCATGCGCAGCCGGGTATTGTAGGTCTCCTCCGAGAGGAGCGCGTCGCCGACCTCCGAGCAGAGCTGCTTAAGCCGCCGGCCCTCCCACACCTTCCACAGGCACGAGGGGAAGTAGAAGACGAACGACTGGAAGAGCAGCAGGATGATGACCCACTGGTAGTAGCGCAGATACTGCCGCTCCGTCTGGCCACGAATCTCGGGGCCCACGCCCTCGGCTATCGACAGGGACCGCGCGTAGGCCTCGTTGTACTCGCCAATCCTGCGCAGACTCGATCTGAAGTGGGGCCTGGTGCGGACCCTCGACGATGACTGCGGTGCGTTGGTTGTGGCGGATGAGAAGAAGGCAGAGTTGTAGGAGACTTCCTGATTTGGGGAAACCAGCGCCTGCTCCTGATCGCCGAAGTCGTCCAGCTTGAGGATGTAGGTGCCCATGGTCCAGCAGTAGGACTGTATGTACTCGATGTTCTTCTCCTCGCTGATGCACTGGATCGGATCCCCAAAGTACTGACGCGCGGACAGGAGAAGCGAGCAGGTGAGCAGGATGACGACGGTGCACCTGGAGTGGATGGTGAAGACGGAATCGTAGATGCGTATTGACTTGAACTGGAGATACTTGGAGAGCGGCTTCACCGCCGAAAACATTTCTTCTGCCTCCGGGAAGAGTTCCTCGAGGACAGTTTCCAACTCTCAACGCTCCGCTCCTCTTCGCCTCGCGGTGCTACCTGTTTATgttcctgttcctgttccCGTTCGTGTTCCTGTTCCCGATCACAGTCCCGATTTCGATCCTCCTTTGTCCTGGTTTTCGTCCGGGTTTTTGCCCTATCTATGCTGCCCCTGGGATTAATCACTTCGATCTTTGAGGGATGACAATGAATGCAATCGAATTGCCGACCGAGGATGGTAGCCAGTTCACAGATCAGATCGTCGCTTggttttacatatttttttgtccGTGCCGTCATTATTAcctacttgttttttttccccatttctcTCCGGAACTTGGCAGTATGTCAGTTGGGTCCTGTCACTGCCGACCAGTGTTGTACAATCGATTGATGATTACCGAAATCCGATTACCCAAATTATTTTACAGCCCAAAAGGCTGCCAAACTCCATTGCCTACTTTCGGgcattttttttacttaaacACAAGAACCCAATCAATATCTTTGCTCACattgctttaagtttatttaAGCGTTTGTTGTTAGCCGTAAGATTATGACAGATTTCTAGCTATAATTCTCATGATTCAGCACTTCAGCCTTGGCTCTCTAGGTCAGCCGGTCAGCTCATCGAATTTGGGGTAAAAGGGGAGCCAAAATCATCGTCGTTGTCGCCAGTCAGTCCAAGTTCAGGAATCCAATTATCGAGGGTATCTGCAATTAGGCAAGGTGCACGCAGCTAATTaccataaatcaaataaacttGTAAAGTCCGCTGACGATGACCTTCAAGGTTCAAGAAATATGTatcaactttttctttttggagTTACAAGCGacaaaaagagcaaaaacaCAATGAACCCATCTAATATAAATCGTGCATGAAATAATAAGCAGAGACAATcgaaataatatatatagagagagAAAAAAGATGGGACTGAGCTTATAAGTATATTCGTTTTTGGAAATcctaagcaaaaaaaaaaaaaaaaacaaaacgccaAAAGTGATAAAAAGCTAGTGAAGCAATTGCCAAAGTTAATTgtcatatttaaatataatttacatATTCAGCTGCCAAGACACCGAGTAGCATTAATataattacaaacaaaatcCAATCTTAAGCTTTCTTAAAACGTTTCTACTTTTGTGCCTTCTCCAAATATGAATCAATCAAATTGTTATATTAACTTGATCTGAGTTTAACAGGCATTAAACTTAAATCAATGAGCAGGAAGAAAAATTAAACTTGAAGAGCATTTAATTCAGCTGAAGAATATTGTATTTTCCTAAATTTAACATCGAACAAGAACCCAATTATCTCA
The DNA window shown above is from Drosophila melanogaster chromosome X and carries:
- the Inx5 gene encoding innexin 5 → MFSAVKPLSKYLQFKSIRIYDSVFTIHSRCTVVILLTCSLLLSARQYFGDPIQCISEEKNIEYIQSYCWTMGTYILKLDDFGDQEQALVSPNQEVSYNSAFFSSATTNAPQSSSRVRTRPHFRSSLRRIGEYNEAYARSLSIAEGVGPEIRGQTERQYLRYYQWVIILLLFQSFVFYFPSCLWKVWEGRRLKQLCSEVGDALLSEETYNTRLRMLVKYFTTDYEDMHFCYMAKYVFCEVLNFLISVVNIIVLEVFLNGFWSKYLRALATIPFYDWDRWNRVSSSVFPKIAKCEVLKFGGSGTANVMDNLCILPLNILNEKIFVFLWAWFLLMALMSGLNLLCRLAMICSRYLREQMIRSQLRFMTKRHVKRALRDLTIGDWFLMMKVSVNVNPMLFRDLMQELCELRTSASGSTLESPV